One Kribbella sp. NBC_00662 genomic region harbors:
- a CDS encoding NAD(P) transhydrogenase subunit alpha, whose translation MTESIALLTIFVLAAFVGVEVISKVSSTLHTPLMSGANAIHGVILVGAIIVTGAADSAIVVIVGLLAVVLATVNMVGGFVVTDRMLEMFKGPGARKKELHK comes from the coding sequence ATGACCGAGTCCATTGCGCTGCTGACGATCTTCGTCCTTGCGGCGTTCGTCGGGGTCGAGGTGATCAGCAAGGTCTCCTCGACGTTGCACACCCCGTTGATGTCCGGGGCGAACGCGATCCACGGCGTCATCCTGGTCGGCGCCATCATCGTCACCGGTGCGGCCGATTCGGCCATCGTGGTGATCGTCGGGCTGCTGGCCGTCGTACTCGCGACCGTGAACATGGTCGGCGGGTTCGTGGTCACGGACCGGATGCTGGAGATGTTCAAAGGTCCGGGGGCTCGTAAGAAGGAGCTGCACAAGTGA
- a CDS encoding NAD(P)(+) transhydrogenase (Re/Si-specific) subunit beta, with amino-acid sequence MIPTWAQIGYLVSAVCFIVALKALSSPRSARTGNLIGAAGAVLAVIITFAAYKPDHLAPILIALIIGTIGGVVGSRRVQMTQMPQLVALFNGVGGGAAALVALLELDEVSSDATVAAIASAFTILVGAVSFSGSVVTFTKLQELMTTRPVTFPGLPVLFIASILGGVALAVWLVSDPRVWVGVLLCLVGLAIGVMLVLPVGGADVPIVISLLNAFTGLTVAAGGYVLGNTLLLIAGTLVGAAGTLLTKLMADAMGRSVFNILFGAIRGGSTLGAGTVSERPVISGGPEDVAILLGYANKVIIVPGYGLAVAQAQHTLRDLVEELQSRGVKVDYAIHPVAGRMPGHMNVLLAEAQVPYEQLREMDDINGDFKTTDVVLVVGANDVVNPAARNTPSAPIYGMPILNADEAQRVIFLKRSMRPGFAGIENELLYDPRTTLLFGDARDSLTKLLAALKTV; translated from the coding sequence GTGATCCCCACCTGGGCCCAGATCGGCTATCTGGTCTCCGCGGTCTGCTTCATCGTCGCGCTGAAAGCACTCTCGTCGCCGCGCAGTGCCCGGACCGGCAACCTGATCGGCGCGGCGGGCGCGGTGCTCGCGGTGATCATCACGTTCGCGGCGTACAAGCCGGACCACCTCGCGCCGATCCTGATCGCGCTGATCATCGGCACCATCGGCGGTGTGGTCGGTTCGCGCCGGGTGCAGATGACCCAGATGCCGCAGCTCGTTGCCTTGTTCAACGGTGTCGGCGGCGGTGCGGCCGCGCTGGTCGCGCTGCTCGAGCTCGACGAGGTCTCGTCCGACGCGACGGTGGCGGCGATCGCGTCGGCGTTCACGATCCTCGTCGGGGCGGTGAGCTTCTCCGGATCGGTGGTGACGTTCACCAAGCTGCAGGAGCTGATGACGACCCGGCCGGTGACGTTCCCCGGTCTGCCGGTGCTGTTCATCGCGTCGATCCTGGGCGGGGTGGCGCTGGCCGTGTGGCTGGTGTCGGACCCGCGCGTGTGGGTCGGCGTACTGCTCTGCCTGGTGGGTCTCGCGATCGGTGTGATGCTGGTGCTGCCGGTGGGCGGTGCCGACGTACCGATCGTCATCTCGTTGCTGAACGCATTCACCGGTCTGACGGTGGCCGCGGGCGGGTACGTGCTGGGCAACACGCTGCTGCTGATCGCGGGCACGCTGGTCGGCGCCGCGGGTACGTTGCTGACCAAGCTGATGGCGGACGCGATGGGGCGGTCCGTGTTCAACATCCTCTTCGGCGCGATCCGGGGCGGATCGACGCTGGGCGCCGGAACGGTGTCCGAGCGGCCGGTGATCTCGGGCGGGCCGGAGGACGTGGCGATCCTGCTCGGGTACGCGAACAAGGTCATCATCGTGCCCGGGTACGGTCTCGCCGTCGCGCAGGCGCAGCACACCTTGCGTGATCTGGTCGAGGAGCTGCAGTCGCGTGGTGTGAAGGTCGACTACGCGATCCACCCGGTGGCCGGCCGCATGCCCGGGCACATGAACGTGCTGCTCGCGGAGGCCCAGGTCCCGTACGAGCAGCTCCGCGAGATGGACGACATCAACGGCGACTTCAAGACGACCGACGTCGTACTGGTCGTCGGCGCGAACGACGTGGTCAACCCCGCCGCCCGTAACACCCCGTCGGCGCCCATCTACGGCATGCCGATCCTGAACGCCGACGAGGCCCAACGCGTCATCTTCCTCAAACGTTCGATGCGCCCCGGTTTCGCCGGCATCGAGAACGAACTCCTCTACGACCCGCGCACCACGCTGTTGTTCGGCGACGCCCGGGACTCGCTGACGAAGCTCCTGGCCGCATTGAAGACGGTCTGA
- a CDS encoding serine/threonine-protein kinase: MDQPPRIGRYSLVRRVGAGGFATVWLARDEQLDAEVAVKILSENWVEDEDVRRRFLAEGRFLRKVDSLYVVGVHDIGEADDGRPFMVLTYADGGTLAERIKAGPLEFGEAVRIITQVGRGLKHLHARGVLHRDVKPANVLFRTDSAAGDRAMLSDLGLGKSLAEVSRITMPGGTPAYVAPEQVMGDRLDHRADLYSLGAVAYAAFTGQAPHGVASLGAVMQIDAPPPSMTTLREDVPDAIDVVVRRALEPDRDQRWPDLDSFLNALREAHTTGKVPAGLVPAAEMPAPAPAAAPVDQATALASSNEPTLPVKPKRRRRAAVITTLAALVLAAGGGYGGYEYVLTRPIKVEAKPLSVEVPRAWKQKAVDSTPALVVSTSTSAWQNDPKVEGVFVGLVPASSLPTSGTAPAGCTAGTTNTGQSTVTFNYTCDSNPAVVERYQKVNDSTLLRIQVRANDEKTRTSVLDSAAYQQP, encoded by the coding sequence ATGGACCAGCCACCCCGGATCGGCCGGTACTCCCTGGTCCGCCGGGTGGGTGCCGGAGGTTTCGCGACCGTTTGGCTGGCCCGGGACGAGCAGTTGGACGCCGAGGTCGCGGTCAAGATCCTGTCCGAGAACTGGGTCGAGGACGAGGATGTCCGCCGTCGCTTCCTGGCCGAGGGCCGGTTCCTGCGCAAGGTCGATTCGCTGTACGTCGTCGGCGTGCACGACATCGGCGAGGCCGACGACGGCCGCCCGTTCATGGTCCTCACGTACGCCGACGGTGGCACGCTCGCCGAGCGGATCAAGGCGGGTCCGCTCGAGTTCGGCGAGGCGGTCCGGATCATCACGCAGGTCGGGCGCGGCCTGAAGCACCTGCACGCGCGCGGCGTACTGCACCGCGACGTGAAGCCGGCCAACGTTCTCTTCCGCACCGACTCCGCTGCCGGCGATCGCGCCATGCTGTCCGACCTCGGTCTGGGCAAGTCGCTGGCCGAGGTGTCGCGGATCACGATGCCCGGCGGCACTCCGGCGTACGTCGCTCCTGAGCAGGTCATGGGCGACCGCCTGGACCACCGTGCAGACCTGTATTCGTTGGGCGCGGTCGCGTACGCCGCCTTCACCGGACAGGCGCCGCATGGTGTCGCCAGCCTCGGTGCGGTCATGCAGATCGACGCACCGCCGCCGTCGATGACCACGCTGCGCGAGGACGTACCGGACGCGATCGACGTCGTCGTACGGCGTGCTCTCGAGCCGGACCGCGATCAGCGCTGGCCTGATCTCGACAGCTTCCTCAACGCGCTCCGAGAGGCGCACACCACGGGCAAGGTGCCGGCTGGGTTGGTTCCGGCCGCGGAGATGCCTGCACCGGCGCCCGCGGCGGCTCCGGTCGACCAGGCGACCGCACTGGCCAGCTCGAACGAGCCGACCCTCCCGGTGAAGCCCAAGCGCCGCCGGCGGGCCGCGGTGATCACTACGCTCGCTGCGCTGGTTCTCGCGGCAGGTGGTGGGTACGGCGGGTACGAGTACGTGCTGACCCGCCCGATCAAGGTGGAGGCCAAACCGCTGTCGGTGGAAGTCCCGCGCGCGTGGAAGCAGAAGGCGGTCGACTCCACCCCAGCGCTCGTGGTCAGCACCAGCACGTCGGCGTGGCAGAACGACCCGAAGGTAGAGGGCGTCTTCGTCGGCCTGGTGCCTGCGAGCAGCCTGCCGACAAGTGGCACCGCGCCGGCCGGATGCACTGCGGGCACGACGAACACCGGTCAGTCGACGGTTACCTTCAATTACACCTGCGACTCGAATCCTGCGGTGGTCGAGCGGTATCAGAAGGTGAACGACAGCACGCTGCTCCGGATCCAGGTGCGGGCCAACGACGAGAAGACCCGGACCAGCGTGCTCGACTCGGCGGCGTACCAGCAGCCTTAA
- a CDS encoding metallophosphoesterase: protein MTTVAVLADIHGVLPALEAVLADAQDADVIVLAGDIASGPQPVETLDVLTALGDRAVWVRGNADRELVEMARGTYDAEPPDEVSPWAAAQLRPDQVELLAGLPTTVTIGDVLYCHATPRDDEEMVLVDSPISRWSTVFNGLPADVRTVVCGHTHMPFARQVDRRLVVNAGSVGMPYGAPGPSWALLTEDGVQLRRSALDATAAADRIVRESAYPGREAWVAEYLLSTYSDTEALEAFRPRAEG, encoded by the coding sequence ATGACGACGGTTGCCGTACTGGCTGACATTCATGGGGTGCTGCCTGCGTTGGAGGCGGTGCTGGCCGATGCTCAGGACGCGGATGTGATCGTGCTGGCCGGGGACATCGCGAGTGGGCCGCAGCCGGTGGAGACTCTGGATGTCTTGACGGCGCTCGGAGATCGGGCGGTCTGGGTGCGCGGCAACGCGGACCGGGAGCTGGTGGAGATGGCTCGCGGGACGTACGACGCCGAGCCGCCGGATGAGGTGAGCCCATGGGCCGCGGCGCAACTGCGGCCGGACCAGGTCGAACTACTGGCCGGACTGCCCACCACTGTGACGATCGGGGACGTGCTGTACTGCCACGCCACTCCTCGCGACGACGAGGAGATGGTGCTGGTCGACAGTCCGATCTCCCGGTGGTCCACAGTGTTCAACGGGCTGCCGGCTGATGTCAGGACGGTCGTATGCGGCCACACCCACATGCCGTTCGCCCGACAGGTCGATCGGCGGCTGGTGGTCAACGCGGGCAGCGTCGGCATGCCGTACGGCGCACCTGGTCCGAGCTGGGCGCTCCTCACCGAGGACGGCGTACAACTGCGTCGATCTGCGCTGGACGCGACTGCGGCCGCGGACCGGATCGTGCGCGAGTCGGCGTACCCAGGACGTGAGGCGTGGGTTGCGGAGTACCTGCTGAGCACGTACTCCGACACGGAGGCGCTGGAGGCGTTCAGGCCGCGTGCGGAGGGCTGA
- a CDS encoding LytR/AlgR family response regulator transcription factor, producing MADTPLRALVADDEEPARAELVYLLSQDPRIGHIQTASDGPEALKILQASDLDVVFCDIKMPGLDGIDLASVLSKFRPPRPRIVFVTAYDEHAVAAFELDAADYVMKPVRAERLAEAVRRVVTAGAPVALQSPDDTEDETISVELAGVTRFVQRSTVRYVEAQGDYARLHTGQNSHLVRIPLSTLEERWRDAGFTRIHRSTLVALAHIDEMRVDGGRCAVRVGGDWLPVSRRHTRELRDLLVRSTSLR from the coding sequence ATGGCCGACACTCCGCTGCGCGCGCTGGTCGCGGACGACGAGGAGCCCGCTCGCGCCGAACTGGTGTACCTGCTGAGTCAGGACCCCCGGATCGGCCACATCCAGACCGCGTCCGACGGCCCGGAGGCACTGAAGATCCTGCAGGCAAGCGACCTGGACGTGGTGTTCTGCGACATCAAGATGCCCGGTCTGGACGGCATCGACCTGGCCAGCGTGCTGTCCAAGTTCCGCCCCCCGCGCCCGCGGATCGTCTTCGTCACGGCGTACGACGAACACGCCGTCGCAGCCTTCGAGCTCGACGCGGCCGACTACGTCATGAAACCGGTCCGGGCCGAGCGCCTGGCCGAGGCGGTCCGCCGGGTGGTCACTGCGGGTGCACCGGTCGCGCTGCAGTCGCCGGACGACACCGAGGACGAGACGATCTCGGTCGAGCTGGCCGGCGTCACCCGGTTCGTCCAGCGCTCCACAGTCCGGTACGTCGAGGCACAGGGCGACTATGCCCGCCTGCACACCGGTCAGAACTCGCACCTGGTCCGAATTCCGCTCAGCACTCTGGAGGAGCGCTGGCGAGACGCCGGCTTCACGCGGATCCACCGCAGCACGCTGGTCGCACTGGCACACATCGACGAGATGCGCGTAGACGGCGGCCGGTGCGCGGTCCGAGTGGGCGGCGACTGGCTCCCGGTCAGCCGACGGCACACCCGCGAACTGCGCGACCTCCTGGTCCGATCGACGTCGTTGCGATGA
- a CDS encoding LuxR C-terminal-related transcriptional regulator produces MGLTALFDSSGLTAELLAVYRTLLQKPELGRDTRLSELAAELDQTEDETAHNLQALRELGFLVPSWIEGVEYPLDPSLTFGRLAARRQQEIEALSDELRSDQLAADRFTADLANFLVQRTTRDVEILEGRELANQRMQRFRPKKSIWGINQVDRVVNMDPHVLPDRPHLERGIEIRYIYSEAFWKRPGAPEFVHLLTSLGGTVRIAPSVPFRLVIFDDESAVMGIDPDDHTVGAVVHHSPAVVRLAMELHLSLWDRAVDPLKEQRWAREGGISAQEAEFLRLLVHGATDEQVARKLGVSMRTVRRIAAKLSEQVGASGRFELGVRAAQRGWVD; encoded by the coding sequence TTGGGTCTGACGGCGTTGTTCGACTCTTCTGGGCTTACGGCGGAGTTGCTTGCGGTCTACCGGACCCTGCTGCAGAAGCCGGAACTCGGGCGCGACACGCGACTGAGTGAGCTCGCCGCAGAGCTCGACCAGACTGAGGACGAGACGGCCCACAACCTGCAAGCGCTGCGAGAGCTCGGCTTCCTCGTACCGAGCTGGATCGAGGGCGTGGAGTACCCGCTGGATCCGTCGCTCACCTTCGGGCGTCTCGCCGCGCGCCGGCAGCAGGAAATCGAGGCGCTGAGCGACGAACTGCGGTCGGACCAACTCGCCGCCGACAGATTCACGGCCGACCTGGCGAATTTCCTGGTGCAAAGAACAACGCGCGACGTCGAAATCCTCGAAGGCCGCGAACTCGCCAACCAGCGAATGCAACGTTTCCGGCCGAAGAAATCAATCTGGGGGATAAATCAGGTCGACCGGGTCGTAAACATGGATCCCCACGTCTTACCCGACCGACCCCATTTGGAGCGCGGTATCGAGATACGGTACATCTACTCAGAGGCTTTCTGGAAAAGGCCAGGAGCACCCGAGTTCGTACATCTTCTTACCAGCCTGGGCGGAACGGTTCGAATCGCACCGTCAGTTCCGTTCAGATTGGTCATCTTCGACGACGAGTCGGCCGTGATGGGGATAGACCCCGACGACCATACGGTCGGCGCCGTCGTGCATCACAGCCCCGCCGTCGTGCGGCTTGCCATGGAGCTGCACCTCAGCCTGTGGGACCGCGCCGTCGACCCGCTCAAGGAGCAGCGGTGGGCAAGAGAGGGCGGCATCAGCGCGCAGGAGGCCGAATTCCTCAGGCTCCTGGTGCACGGCGCGACCGACGAGCAGGTCGCTCGGAAGCTTGGGGTATCTATGCGGACCGTCCGTCGGATCGCCGCGAAACTCAGTGAGCAGGTGGGAGCTTCGGGGCGGTTTGAGTTGGGGGTTCGGGCGGCTCAGCGGGGGTGGGTGGATTAG
- the fdhA gene encoding formaldehyde dehydrogenase, glutathione-independent: MPGNRAVIYKGPGAVAVETIDYPALELKDGPGVNPANVGRQIPHGAILKVVATNICGSDQHMVRGRTTAPPGLALGHEITGEVVEVGRDVEFIKVGDLVSVPFNIACGRCVNCKEGKTGVCLNVNPDRPGSAYGYVDMGGWVGGQAEYALVPYADWNLLRFPDKAQAMEKIRDLAMLADIFPTGYHGAVTAGVGTGSSVYVAGGGPVGLAAATAAFLLGAAVVMVADLQKDRLYQARSFGCETIDVSQGDPKDQIDQILGEPEVDCAIDAVGFEAHGHGSDAQAERPATVLNTVMDVTRAGGAVGIPGLYVTGDPGATDEAAKSGSLSIRLGLGWAKSLSFTTGQCPVMRYNRQLMQAILHDRTQIAKNVNATVISLDEAPTGYAEFDHGAARKYVLDPHGMIK, from the coding sequence ATGCCAGGAAACAGGGCAGTTATCTACAAGGGGCCAGGCGCCGTGGCGGTCGAGACCATCGACTACCCAGCCTTGGAACTCAAGGACGGACCGGGGGTCAACCCCGCGAACGTCGGCCGGCAGATTCCGCACGGCGCGATTCTGAAGGTGGTGGCGACCAACATCTGCGGCAGCGACCAGCACATGGTGCGCGGCCGGACGACGGCACCACCCGGGCTCGCACTCGGCCACGAGATCACCGGTGAGGTGGTGGAGGTCGGCCGGGACGTCGAGTTCATCAAGGTCGGCGACCTGGTGTCGGTACCGTTCAACATCGCCTGCGGGCGTTGTGTCAACTGCAAGGAAGGCAAGACCGGGGTCTGCCTGAACGTCAACCCGGACCGGCCGGGATCGGCGTACGGGTACGTCGACATGGGCGGCTGGGTCGGCGGCCAGGCGGAGTACGCACTGGTGCCGTACGCCGACTGGAACCTGCTGCGGTTCCCGGACAAGGCGCAGGCGATGGAGAAGATCCGCGACCTGGCCATGCTGGCGGACATCTTCCCGACCGGGTACCACGGCGCCGTCACCGCCGGCGTCGGCACCGGGTCTTCGGTGTACGTCGCAGGCGGCGGCCCGGTCGGGCTGGCGGCGGCCACCGCGGCGTTCCTCCTCGGCGCGGCGGTCGTCATGGTCGCCGACCTGCAGAAGGACCGGCTCTACCAGGCACGCAGTTTCGGCTGCGAGACGATCGACGTGTCGCAGGGCGATCCGAAGGACCAGATCGACCAGATTCTCGGTGAACCCGAGGTGGACTGTGCGATCGACGCGGTCGGTTTCGAGGCCCATGGTCACGGCAGCGACGCCCAGGCCGAGCGGCCGGCGACGGTGCTGAACACGGTCATGGACGTGACCCGCGCCGGTGGCGCGGTCGGTATCCCGGGGCTCTACGTCACCGGCGACCCCGGGGCCACCGACGAAGCGGCGAAGAGCGGTTCGCTCTCGATCCGGCTCGGCCTCGGCTGGGCGAAATCGCTGTCGTTCACGACCGGGCAGTGCCCCGTGATGCGGTACAACCGCCAGTTGATGCAGGCGATCCTGCACGACCGGACGCAGATCGCGAAGAACGTGAACGCCACGGTCATCTCGCTGGACGAGGCACCCACCGGGTACGCCGAGTTCGACCACGGCGCGGCACGCAAGTACGTGCTCGATCCGCACGGAATGATCAAGTAG
- a CDS encoding dipeptidase, with translation MTDLSAAIDRVLPSVRADLEDLIRIPSVSYEPARAADVQRSAEATAALFEAEGFTVKIVRAGDGAPAVIAKKPAPAGKPTVLLYAHHDVQPTGPVEQWTSDPFEPTERDDRLYGRGAADDKAGIAAHLAAVRAFGNDLPVGVTVFVEGEEEIGSPTLLQLLDEYSDDLAADAIVIADSGNWDVGTPALTVSLRGLVEAYVEVRTLDHAVHSGLFGGPVPDALSALCRLLATLHDDKGDVAVDGLHASRAADVVYPEDRLRAESSVLDSVRLTGSGSLVDRLWTRPAVAVVGIDAPSVAEASNTLVPVARAKVSLRVAPGDDAIKASAALREHLENHAPWGAQVTVTEGQNGQPCSVNARGAGYEAAREAFKTAWGVDPIDMGMGGSIPFIAEFQQAFPEATILVTGVEDPDTRAHGIDEGLHLAEFAKVCLAEALLLQNLANQA, from the coding sequence ATGACCGATCTGTCCGCGGCGATCGACCGCGTTCTGCCCAGCGTCCGTGCCGACCTCGAGGACCTCATCCGGATCCCGTCGGTCAGTTACGAACCGGCCCGTGCGGCCGACGTCCAGCGGTCCGCCGAGGCGACTGCCGCGTTGTTCGAGGCCGAAGGCTTCACGGTGAAGATCGTCCGCGCCGGTGACGGCGCCCCGGCGGTGATCGCGAAGAAGCCGGCCCCGGCCGGGAAGCCGACCGTACTGCTGTATGCGCACCACGACGTCCAGCCGACCGGACCGGTCGAGCAGTGGACCTCGGACCCGTTCGAGCCGACCGAACGCGACGACCGGCTGTACGGGCGGGGCGCCGCCGACGACAAGGCCGGGATCGCCGCGCACCTCGCCGCCGTACGGGCCTTCGGCAACGATCTGCCGGTGGGCGTGACGGTGTTCGTCGAGGGCGAGGAGGAGATCGGCTCGCCGACCCTGCTGCAGTTGCTCGACGAGTACTCCGACGACCTCGCCGCCGACGCGATCGTGATCGCGGACTCCGGCAACTGGGACGTCGGCACGCCGGCCCTGACCGTCTCGCTGCGCGGCCTGGTCGAGGCGTACGTCGAGGTGCGGACGCTCGATCACGCCGTACATTCAGGTCTTTTCGGCGGCCCGGTCCCGGACGCGTTGTCGGCGCTGTGCCGGCTGCTCGCCACGCTGCACGACGACAAGGGCGACGTCGCGGTCGACGGGCTGCACGCGTCGCGCGCGGCGGACGTGGTGTACCCGGAGGACCGGCTGCGGGCCGAGTCGTCGGTGCTCGACTCGGTCCGGCTGACCGGCTCGGGGTCGCTGGTGGATCGGCTCTGGACCCGGCCGGCCGTTGCCGTGGTCGGCATCGACGCGCCGTCCGTCGCGGAGGCCAGCAACACGCTGGTGCCGGTCGCGCGGGCCAAGGTGAGCCTGCGGGTCGCGCCCGGTGACGACGCGATCAAGGCCAGTGCGGCACTGCGTGAACACTTGGAGAACCACGCGCCCTGGGGTGCGCAGGTGACCGTGACCGAGGGCCAGAACGGCCAGCCGTGCAGCGTGAACGCGCGCGGCGCGGGGTACGAAGCGGCCCGGGAAGCGTTCAAGACCGCCTGGGGTGTCGACCCGATCGACATGGGCATGGGCGGCTCGATCCCGTTCATCGCCGAGTTCCAGCAGGCGTTCCCGGAGGCAACGATCCTGGTCACCGGCGTCGAGGATCCGGACACCCGCGCCCACGGAATCGACGAGGGCCTGCACCTCGCCGAGTTCGCCAAGGTGTGCCTCGCGGAAGCTTTGTTGCTTCAGAACCTGGCGAACCAGGCGTGA
- a CDS encoding NAD(P) transhydrogenase subunit alpha → MKIAVVRETRPAERRVALVPEQVAKLIELGYQVAVEPAAGERALFSDDQYRDAGAEVAWGADHAATIVASVQPLERERLQRLHAGTALMSFLPTNPPDVVRTATRAKLTAFAMELIPRISRAQSMDALSSQALVAGYRAAIVAAERLPRFFPLNMTAAGTVPPAQVVVLGAGVAGLQAIATAKRLGAVVKAYDVRTAAAEEIASMGAVPIELELGTLDGPGGYAREMTPERAQLQRELLTPYVAAADALITTAAVPGRTAPMLVTRSMVEQMKPGSVVVDLASEQGGNVEGSVAGTELTIGEALVWGGANVPSQMAGPASRLYGQNIANLIRLMTRNAAFDPDFDDEIVRGCCVTHDGSVLHEPTRELLKGQA, encoded by the coding sequence GTGAAGATCGCAGTCGTACGGGAGACGAGACCGGCGGAGCGCCGGGTCGCGCTGGTGCCGGAACAAGTCGCGAAACTGATCGAGCTCGGCTACCAGGTCGCGGTCGAGCCGGCCGCCGGTGAGCGGGCGCTGTTCTCCGACGACCAGTATCGTGACGCCGGCGCCGAAGTGGCCTGGGGTGCCGACCACGCGGCCACGATCGTGGCGTCGGTCCAGCCCTTGGAACGCGAGCGTCTGCAGCGGTTGCACGCCGGTACGGCGCTGATGTCGTTCCTGCCGACCAACCCGCCGGATGTGGTCCGTACCGCCACGCGGGCGAAGCTGACCGCGTTCGCGATGGAGCTGATCCCGCGGATCTCCCGGGCCCAGTCGATGGACGCCCTGTCCTCGCAGGCCCTCGTCGCCGGATACCGGGCGGCGATCGTTGCCGCCGAACGGCTCCCGCGCTTCTTCCCGTTGAACATGACCGCGGCCGGCACAGTCCCGCCGGCACAGGTCGTCGTACTCGGAGCTGGTGTCGCCGGACTGCAGGCGATCGCCACCGCCAAGCGCCTCGGCGCGGTGGTGAAGGCGTACGACGTCCGTACCGCGGCCGCCGAGGAGATCGCCTCGATGGGCGCCGTACCGATCGAGCTCGAGCTGGGCACGCTCGACGGGCCCGGCGGCTACGCCCGCGAGATGACCCCGGAACGCGCGCAGCTCCAGCGAGAACTGCTCACGCCGTACGTCGCTGCCGCGGATGCGCTGATCACCACGGCCGCCGTGCCTGGTCGTACTGCGCCGATGCTGGTGACGCGCTCGATGGTCGAGCAGATGAAGCCGGGATCGGTCGTGGTCGATCTGGCGTCCGAGCAGGGCGGCAACGTCGAGGGATCGGTCGCCGGGACCGAGCTGACGATCGGCGAGGCGCTCGTCTGGGGCGGCGCGAACGTGCCGTCGCAGATGGCCGGGCCGGCGTCGCGGCTGTACGGGCAGAACATCGCGAACCTGATCCGCTTGATGACCCGGAACGCCGCCTTCGACCCCGACTTCGACGACGAGATCGTCCGCGGCTGCTGCGTCACCCACGACGGCAGCGTGCTCCACGAGCCAACTCGAGAGCTCCTGAAAGGCCAGGCTTGA
- a CDS encoding histidine kinase — protein MFARRRKHFGTPADKATYATLHTASLASPHLREGLTPAAAGKASRHLRDLLGTAAIAICDSSGVLAWDGVGGPYESNHRRDAKALAAPTLRSGRTAVLGAHDVACGDPQCPIRTAVVAPIVTEERVVAVLVAYSNNTSAALVRATEEVARWVSGQVELAELNKERTRAMEAELRALRAQISPHFIYNALAAIASFVRTDPERARELLLEFADFSRYALRRGGEYTTLADELRNVERYLVLEQARFGDRLKVSLQIAPEVLPVVIPFLVVQPLVENAVRHGLEAGAGSITIRARDRINEAEISVEDDGAGSDPEVIRAALSGETGSDSVGLGNVDARLRQVYGDTYGLVVETALDAGTKVTFRIPKYSSGVHASP, from the coding sequence GTGTTCGCTCGGCGGAGGAAGCATTTCGGGACTCCGGCCGACAAGGCGACGTATGCGACCCTGCATACCGCCTCGTTGGCCAGCCCGCACCTGCGCGAGGGCCTGACTCCCGCTGCGGCGGGTAAGGCTAGCCGCCACCTCAGAGACCTCCTGGGTACGGCGGCCATCGCGATCTGCGACTCGTCCGGCGTACTGGCGTGGGACGGCGTCGGTGGACCGTACGAGAGCAATCACCGCCGTGACGCCAAGGCCCTCGCCGCACCGACGCTCCGCTCCGGACGCACCGCAGTGCTAGGCGCGCATGATGTGGCGTGCGGCGATCCGCAGTGCCCGATCCGAACGGCGGTGGTCGCGCCGATCGTCACCGAGGAGCGCGTGGTCGCCGTACTGGTCGCGTACAGCAACAACACCTCGGCTGCGCTGGTCAGAGCCACCGAGGAGGTCGCCCGGTGGGTCTCTGGGCAGGTGGAGCTGGCTGAGCTCAACAAGGAACGCACACGGGCCATGGAGGCCGAGCTGCGTGCACTGCGGGCTCAGATCAGCCCGCACTTCATCTACAACGCTCTGGCCGCTATAGCGTCGTTCGTCCGCACAGATCCCGAGCGGGCGCGTGAACTGCTGCTGGAGTTCGCGGACTTCTCCCGGTACGCACTGCGGCGTGGCGGCGAGTACACCACGCTGGCCGACGAGCTGCGCAACGTGGAGCGCTATCTGGTGCTGGAGCAGGCCCGCTTCGGTGATCGGCTGAAGGTGTCGCTCCAGATTGCGCCAGAAGTCCTGCCGGTGGTCATCCCGTTCCTGGTCGTCCAGCCGCTGGTGGAGAACGCAGTACGGCACGGTCTCGAGGCGGGCGCCGGATCGATCACGATCCGTGCGCGGGACCGGATCAACGAGGCTGAGATCAGCGTGGAGGACGACGGCGCGGGCAGTGACCCTGAGGTGATCCGGGCAGCGCTCTCCGGCGAGACCGGCAGCGACTCGGTCGGCCTGGGCAACGTCGACGCCCGGCTGCGTCAGGTGTACGGCGACACGTACGGCCTGGTCGTGGAGACCGCACTGGACGCCGGCACGAAGGTAACTTTCCGCATCCCCAAATACTCCTCAGGGGTGCACGCTTCGCCGTAG